The DNA sequence GAATCCCGTACGAGACAGCTAGGTCTAAAGTTAAAGGTAAAAATAATAAAATTAGCACTAACTGTTTTGGCGGGATAACTTAAAAGATATGGATTAGGTTTATAACCTAATCCTGTCTCGTACGGGATGAAAATAGAATTATACAATCAAGCTGGTGAAGTTGTTGGTACGGTTGATCTGTCCGATAAGGTTTTTGGTTTAACTATGAATGGGGAGTTGGTAAAGCAAGTTGTTGATGCGCAGGTAGCCAATTCAAGACAAGTGATTGCTCATACAAAAGACCGCAGTGAAGTGCGAGGTGGCGGTCGCAAGCCGTGGCGGCAAAAGGGAACAGGCCGAGCCAGGCATGCTTCTATCAGATCGCCGATTTGGAAGGGCGGGGGTGTTGCGTTCGGTCCCACCAAAGAAAGGAATTTCGAGAAAAAAATAAATAAAAAAATGAAACGCAGGGCATTGTTTATGGCTTTATCAAGCAAGGCCAAAGACAAAGCATTATTATTATTAGATGACCTTAAATTAGAAACTCCAAAAACCAAACTAGGAGCCAATGTAATCAAAACCTTATCTTCCAAGATGGAAGGATATCGGGCATCCAAGCAAAAGATGGATTCGATTTTATTGATAACTTCTGATCAAAATCAAACCATTGTCCGCACTTTTAATAATTTACCGTTTGTTGGCATATTACCAGCCAAAAGTTTGAACGTTAGAGATGTCTTGAGTAAGAAGTATCTGATTTTGTTACAAAATGCGGTGCCGGTAATTGAGAAAACATTCAGAATTTCTAATTAACCCAATTACTAATTGATCTAAACAAATCGCAATACCCAAAATCTAATTAGTCATTTGTTGTTATTTAGTAATTAGAGCAATTAATAATTAGAAATATATTTATGGCATTATTTAGTAAAAATAAAAAAGAAAAAAAAGAAAGCCGCAAAGAAGAAGGTCAAAAAAATGTTGAGCAAGTCTTGCCTGTTAGCCCGTCTTTGCCTAAGGGTGAAAATGCCCATTCTTACAGCGTCATACTATATCCGCACATAACCGAGAAGGGAGCATTATTGGGCCAGGACAATAAATATTTGTTTAAGGTTGCTGTTGGTGCCGACAAAACGGAAATAAAAAAGGCAATTGAAAGTTTGTACAAAGTTGCAGTTCAAAAAATTAATGTTCTTTATGCGCATTCTAAGCTCAGGCGAGTTGGAAGACACGAAGGACATAAACCAGGATTTAAAAAGGCAATAGTAACATTAAAAGAAGGGAGCAAAATAGATATAGCGGCATAAATTTCTAAAATGTCTAAAAAATACAAACCCACAACCCCGGGACGGCGACAAATGCTGGGATATGATTTCTCAAATTTGTCGCGCGTAGAATCACTCAAGCCGTTGACGGCTGGTTTTAGGCGTGCGGTCGGCAGGAATAACCAGGGAAGAGTAACATCGCGTCACCGTGGAGCAGGGGTCAAGCGGTTATATCGAGTTATAGATTTTAAGCAGAATAAATTAAACGTACC is a window from the Candidatus Yanofskybacteria bacterium genome containing:
- the rplD gene encoding 50S ribosomal protein L4; this encodes MKIELYNQAGEVVGTVDLSDKVFGLTMNGELVKQVVDAQVANSRQVIAHTKDRSEVRGGGRKPWRQKGTGRARHASIRSPIWKGGGVAFGPTKERNFEKKINKKMKRRALFMALSSKAKDKALLLLDDLKLETPKTKLGANVIKTLSSKMEGYRASKQKMDSILLITSDQNQTIVRTFNNLPFVGILPAKSLNVRDVLSKKYLILLQNAVPVIEKTFRISN
- the rplW gene encoding 50S ribosomal protein L23; its protein translation is MALFSKNKKEKKESRKEEGQKNVEQVLPVSPSLPKGENAHSYSVILYPHITEKGALLGQDNKYLFKVAVGADKTEIKKAIESLYKVAVQKINVLYAHSKLRRVGRHEGHKPGFKKAIVTLKEGSKIDIAA